The DNA window AATATAGTTAAATGCGTTTTCAAGCTGAAGTAGTTATTCATTCAATACTAAGACTCCAAATTTAAGATTTAGTTGCTTTTCCAAAAAAATATAAATCCAACTTCACTGTTTCCTCAAAAATAGACAAAGAATTGCATAAAAAAAAGAGGTTAAAGTTAAAGTAGGCCTGTGAGAATTTGTAGGAATTATATGGGGAAAGTCCATTCTTCGTGGAAGAAATAAACCTTTTGAAGCAAACAGCCAAGGGATTTTTTCCTTCGGAAAAGAGCCCTTCTTCCAGAATTGCAATAACAAAAGTCCATTCTTCTGCGAAGAATCGCTTTTTATTACCAAAAAAATTCTCAAAACAACGTTTTGGAATTTTTTTGGGAAATAAAAAGACCTCGCTAAAAAGCGAGGTCTTTTGTTCTCATCCGTGGTCGCGAAGGGATTCAAACCCCTAGCCTTCTGATCCGTAGTCAGACGCTCTATTCAGTTGAGCTACGCAACCATTCTGCTTAAAAAAAGCGATGCAAATATACATAAAATTGTAGTATGCAAAAGGCTTTTGACAAATTTTATTTTAATATTAACAATTTCTATTCCCGTATCTTTTTATAATACATTTGTAATCAAACCAATAAAACCCTATCAAAATGCCCGTTTTTCAAATTATTTTAGCCGTTTTTGCTTTACTGTTACTCTTTCTATCCTTTGTAACTGTAGCACAAGGAACCATTGCAGTTGTAACTGTTTTCGGTAAATACCGAAGAGTATTGAGCCCCGGCTTAAACATGAAAATCCCGTTTATTGAAGTAGTCTTTAAGCGTGTTTCCATTCAAAACCGCTCGGTAGAATTGGAATTCCAAGCCATCACCGTGGATCAGGCGAACGTATACTTTAAAGCCATGTTATTGTATTCGGTAATTAATACCAACGAAGAAAGCATTAAAAATGTAGCCTTCAAATTTATTGACGACCGCAACTTTATGCAAGCCTTGGTGCGTACCATCGAAGGTTCTATCCGTGGATTTGTAGCAACAAAAAAACAAGCAGAAGTGCTTTCATTGCGAAAAGAAATTGTGGAAGATGTGAAAGGACAAATTGACCAAAGCCTTGAAGAATGGGGATATCACTTAATCGATTTACAATTAAATGACATTACGTTTGACGAAGCGATTATTAAATCGATGGCACAAGTGGTTGCATCCAGCAACTTAAAAGCGGCTGCTGAAAACGAAGGACAAGCATTGTTGATTACCAAAACAAAAGCAGCGGAAGCAGATGGTAATGCAACAAAAATTGCAGCAGAAGCAGAACGTTTAGCGGCTCAGTTGCGTGGACAAGGTGTTGCGTTGTTCCGTGAAGAGGTAGCAAAAGGGATGAGTCAAGCTGCGAAAGAAATGGAACAAGCGAATTTAGATACGTCTGTTATCCTTTTCAGTATGTGGACAGAAGCGATTAAAAACTTTGCAGAATATGGAAAAGGAAATGTTATTTTCTTGGATGGTTCCAGCGAAGGCATGGATCGCACGATGCGTGAAATGATGGCGATGAATAAATTGATGGAGCCGAAAGGCCCTAGTGTTAAGAAATAAATACCACTCTTTTTTGTAAAAAAACCTTCAGGTGCCGAACCCGAAGGTTTTTTTATTTTAGAGGCTTTTCATTTGTTTTTCTCCTTCGTTTTATTAAATTAGCTCAATAATTAGATAACTAAACACGCATACATACATCTTGTGCCAATTGTTCTACTCCCTTGAGGCACAGAAAATACGAACTGGATTCATTGCATCCCCGATTCTATCGTATTGAAATTTTCATCAACAAAAAACGAATGTTTCACTAAAAAGAAAGGAAATCATTTTTTATAAAAACAAAAAAACAAGGTCTTACTTTCTTTCGCATTAAAGCTCAATTTTAATGCAACTTAAAGCGTTATTTGGAGTACAAATTATAGTAAATTTGTTAAAGACAAAGGTGTATGGATCAGCATCTTAAAATACAAATGATTTAAAATTTATTTAAAAATCAAATTTTATACAATTGCTGAACTTCAAAAACATATTTTTATGTGTTCAGTCCCGCTTACCTGCGGGGAATAAACCTTTTTATATACTATTATTAGTTATTTCGCTTGTTTTTCAATCTCAATCTTCTTTTGCTCAAACCAACCTTATTTACAACGGAGATTTTGAAATGTATGATACATGTCCTGTAACAATATCATCTCCGTCTACATATCAAATCGAAACCTGTTTAGGTTGGAAATCGCCAACATATGCAACAAGTGATTATTATAATAGTTGTGCAAGCTGGCCTGTAAGTGTTCCCAATAATGGTTTTGGCTTTCAAGTACCGTATTCTGTTAATGCGTATTGTGGAATTCTTTTTGAATATTCTGCCCCTCCTGTTGGAAACTACGGTTATTGGTTTGAATATATTCAGGGAAATTTAAATTCACAACTAAAGTCTGGTTATGAATATGAATTCTCGTGCCAAGTAGTATTAAGCGATAGAGGATGGGATTATGCCTTATGGAAGTTTGGGGCTGTTTTTCTCAATCAGCTATTTCAAGGCCAGATGGAAAACCATTCATAGGTATTACCCCTCAGGTGCTGAATGCAACGAACAATTTTATCACTGATACACTTAACTGGGTTGAAATCAAAGGAAAATTTATTGCTCAAGGTAACGAACAATTTGTTACTCTTGGTTTTTTTTCCGACACATCTAACTTAGATACCTTAAGGTTAAATAACCCATTTCCACCTTCACCTACCCTTTTTCAAAGCTATTATTTTATTGATGACTGCCACTTAACAGAAACTGGACAGGTCTATCAATATCCTAATGTTTTCAGTCCAAATGGTGATGGTGTAAATGACGAATGGAATCCATCTCTTTTTAATGGGGAGTCGGTGAAAATTTTTAATCGATGGGGAATTGAAGTTTTTGAGATTACTGGAAATAATCAAAAATGGGATGGCAGAACAACTTCTGGAACTGAATGTGTTGATGGCATCTATTTCTATGTTATCAATAATGGTTCAAAGGAGACAAACACTATAAAAAAAGGATTTATTCAATTAGTAAGATAAAACTGATTTTTTTTATCTTAGTCAAAACGATTTAAGATTAAACTAAAAAAAGGTCAACCCTATGGTTGACCTTTTTTATTTAGAAGTTTTAAAACGAAGTCTTAAAACTGTTTTCTCGGGCGTCTTTCTCTGGAGAAATTACTTTTTCTATCTCCTCCTCCACTCGATTCGCTTTTTGAATAGCTTTTCTCTGAAGATGAATTTTCGCTTTTTGAATATGATTTTTCACGGTCGCTATACGATTTGCGTTCTGATGAACCTCCTCTGTCGGAACGATCGCTGTAGGACTTACGTTCTGAGTTTCCTCCGTAAGACTTTCCGCCACCGTATGATTTTCCGGAGCCACCTTTGTAGCCACCTCTATCCGAACGATTTCCTCCACCGTATCCGCCTTTGCGCTCGCCACCACCAAATGATCTTCTGTTTCCGCCACCTTCGTAGCCTCCACGGGAAGATGATCTACCTTCACTTGCACCACGTGATTCAATACGTACATTACGGTTGTTGTAACGTGCATTTTTGAATGTTCCTTGAATGATTTCTGCAGCTTCTGTTTTCACTTCAATGAATGAGAAACTCGATTTAATTTCTGCAGAAACAATCGATGCCATATCCACACCTGAAACTTCAGCAATGTATTCTTTCATCGATGTGCTATCCAAACTATCCAATTCACCTAAGTTGATGAATAATTTAGTAATACCCGGTGTAGAACGTTGTTCTCTGTCTCTTCCTCCTGCATTTAAGTCCGGAGCATTTTTATAATAATCTAAGAAACGGTTGAACTCTGTTGAAACAAAACGTTTGATGATATCTTCTCTCGTTAAATCTTTCAATTCTTCGTAGATACCAGGCAAATACGCTTCAATCGCTGCTTCGTTTACTTCCACATTGTGGATTTTTTTCACCAAGCTGAACAATTGTTTTTCACATGCTTCAAATCCGGTAGGAATGGTTCCTTGAATGAATTTCTTTTTGATGATGCGTTCAATGATTCTGATTTTTCCAACTTCTTTCATGTTGATGATACAGATGGAAACACCTGTTTTACCTGCACGGGCAGTACGACCGGAACGGTGCGTATAGTTTTCAATTTCGTCAGGTAAGTTGTAGTTGATTACGTGTGTTACATCATTCACGTCAATACCACGTGCTGCAACGTCTGTTGCAACCAACATTTGTAAGGAGCGAGAGCGGTAGCGTTTCATTACATGATCACGTTGTTGTTGAGATAAATCACCGTGCAATGAATCTGCACCATAACCATCTTTAATCAATGCATCCGCAATCTCTTGTGTTTCGATACGTGTACGGCAAAATACAATTGCAAAAATATCTGGGTTTGAATCCGCAATACGTTTTAATGCAGCGTATTTATCGCGTGCTTGAACCACATAATAAATGTGTTCGATGTTATCGTTACCGGAGTTTTTTGTTCCGGCAGTAATTTCAACCGGTTTCTCCATGTAGTTTTTAGAGATGCGCAATACTTCATCCGGCATGGTTGCAGAAAACAACCACGTGTTTTTTTCTTCCGGTGTTTGAGATAAAATGGTATCCAAATCTTCTTTGAATCCCATGTTTAACATTTCATCTGCTTCGTCCAATACGGCATAACGCACGTTACTGAAGTTTACACGTCTACGGTCAATCATATCGCATAAACGACCCGGAGTGGCAACCACAATTTGTGCACCTTTCTTAATGTCGCGGGATTGATTGTCGATACTTGCTCCACCATATACAGCAACAATGTTTGCACCATCAATGTATTTGGTATAGCTCTGTAAGTCGCGGGTAATTTGCATACACAATTCGCGTGTCGGACAGATGATGACTGCTTGTGTATCACGTGAGGTGAAATCCACAAGGTGAGTTAAAGGCAAACCAAAGGCTGCCGTTTTTCCGGTTCCCGTTTGTGCCAAAGCAACTAAATCGGTATTACCGGTTAATAATACAGGAATTACTTTTTTCCTGGATAGGAGTTGGATTTTCAAAACCCAATTCCGTTACCGCTTTAACAATAGCATTGCTAAAGCCTAACGCTTCAAATTTGTTCATTAAATGTTTATTAAGTTAATTTATACAGTCGTCACTTACAAGGAAGTACATGTGAGTTGAATCCGACAACTGTGTTATAAGGAGCCCACCATCATTGGCTTTTAGGCTTTTTCGTTCCCGATAGCAATCGGGATTCTACAGTCGTAAATTCGTCTCAGCAAAAATCCTATTTTGACTAAAACTTTGGCAAAGATACTACAATTAATTGAATTCCCGCTATTTCCATGAAAATAAAAATAAATCGCATAATTAAATAGCTTTGAATAGGCTTATTTCAGGGCGTTGTAGATGAGTAACTAAGTGACTAGGTGACTAGGTGACTGAGTGATTAGGTAACTAGGTGACTAGGTGACTAGGTGACTAGGTGACTGGGTATGTTTTTGTTGTAAAAAAGTAATCTCGTTTTCCAATTCTCGGAGTTACTTCGTCACTCCAATTATTTACCATAAAACTCATTCAAATTCCCGTTTAGGATTACTACAATTTTTTCGTAGGATCGCGTGCCAACAAGCATTTCATTTTGTTTCACTAAAAATGGGAACGGGCGTTTGAGTTGCACATAATTTTTGTCTTTGATATAAAACGCATCCAACTGGGTGGTGGTGCTTTCATCAAACTCACCGATTAAATAATTCGGACCCGTAAATGAAGAATCGATTTCCATATTGACATTCATTAAGCAGCCATTATAATTTCCTGCTTTCACTTGATTGGAATAGTTGGAATAGAAAAAATACACTTTACTAAATGAATACTTTTCTTTAAAAGCAGCCACAATCATCTTGTTTGTATTTTCCTGATTCACCCGCACTTCTTCCGCTTCTTTCGCCATTCCATTTTTCTTCAAGGCCGATATTTTTAGTTCGGATGTTTTTAAACGAACAAACAACGCTCCGTTTTTAAGCATTAAAATGTTTGCACGTGCATCATCTTTTTTTTGAACAAACGCGAATGTTGTCAATAAAATCAATAAAAGAAGGAGTTGTTTTTTCATACGAATAATTTGTAAAGAGAAAAAAAAAAGCAGGCCTATAAGCCGGGTTCTGTCGAGTTCTATCATTTATCTAGATTTTACATCGCTGTAAAACTCAAGCAACCTACCCTCCGAAATAGAGCGAGCAGCTCTTAAGCTTCGGTTTATTTGGTCTTTCAACTCCCAAGGTTTACCCGTTACAACTATTGCTAATTATAACCGTGAGCTCTTACCTCACATTTTCACTATCACCTTCCGAAGAAGGCTACCATTTTCTGTGGCACTTGCTGTCTTTCTATTGCTAGAAATCCTTCCTGTTAGGAAGTGGGATGCTCTGTGTTGCCCGGACTTTCCTCTTCGATTGCTCGAAGCGATAGAACGGCCTGCTTTGCAAAGATAGGGAAATAAGTGACCCAGTCACCTAATCACTCAGTCACTCAGTCACCTAGTCACTCAGTCACCTAGTTACCTAGTTACTTATATATGGACTTCCGTGGCTCCGTAACCATACTTCGCATACGAGCCATCGTAGTAAGGCATATTTTCACTGTCGAGGATGGATCTTACTTCTTGTTTGAGTCGCCCATTCCCTACTCCATGTATCACCACTAATTTTCGGTAGCGACCGGTAATGGCTTTGTCTAAGGCTTTTTGAAAATAACGCAATTGCACATTGATAATTTCTGCATTGCTCATGCCGGTGTAATTGTCCAACAACTCTTCGATGTGTAAATTGATTTCCATTTCCAGCATGCCGTTGTTTTGTGCATGTGGCTTCGATTTTTTTGGTTTATCGGAATGATGTAATTTTTGAGTGAAGAGTTTCGAAACATCTACTTTCTCTTCTTCTTTTTCAGGAATCGGTTCGGGTGAACGTTCCGCAGCTTTAATCATCACCAGCTCGGCAACCGCATACGGAAACACAAAGCCATCGTCAATGGTTACTTCCACCATCTTTTTATTGATGACTTTGGTAATCACGCCTCCACCCTTTTCATTTAAGAAACTTACTATATCTCCTAATCCGAATTTCATCCTACAAAAGTAAAAAAGATTAACAGTAATTTTAGTATATTTGTTATGGATGAAATTTAAATATTCTTTTTTACTCTTTATCATCGGCTTACCACTGCTGTTGATGTATTGTGGCTGCAGCAAAGACGTGCCTGCTACCTTCTACAAAACACAAAATGTAATCATTGTGGTGGTTGATGGTCCGCGTTTTACCGAAACCTGGGGATTTACCTCGAAACAATTTATTCCCTACCGTTCCGCTCTCTTATCCGAAGGTGTTTTTTGCTCTCAGTTTTATAATAATGGCGTAACCTCTACAAACCCCGGCCATACAGCTATTTGTACCGGTGTGTATCAAAACATTAACAATGCCGGTGCTGAATATCCTGCCAACCCTTCCATCTTTCAATATTGGTTAAAAACATTTAAGCGTCCTAAAAAAGAAGCTTGGGTAATTGCCAGTAAAGATAAATTGGAAGTGCTTTCTGATTGCACCAACCCGGAATGGAAAGGCTATTATCGCCCTTCTACCGATTGCGGACATTTAGGTTTAGGAACAGGCTATCGCGAAGACATTACCACATTTAATAGC is part of the Bacteroidota bacterium genome and encodes:
- a CDS encoding gliding motility-associated C-terminal domain-containing protein, which produces MGLCLMEVWGCFSQSAISRPDGKPFIGITPQVLNATNNFITDTLNWVEIKGKFIAQGNEQFVTLGFFSDTSNLDTLRLNNPFPPSPTLFQSYYFIDDCHLTETGQVYQYPNVFSPNGDGVNDEWNPSLFNGESVKIFNRWGIEVFEITGNNQKWDGRTTSGTECVDGIYFYVINNGSKETNTIKKGFIQLVR
- a CDS encoding SPFH domain-containing protein codes for the protein MPVFQIILAVFALLLLFLSFVTVAQGTIAVVTVFGKYRRVLSPGLNMKIPFIEVVFKRVSIQNRSVELEFQAITVDQANVYFKAMLLYSVINTNEESIKNVAFKFIDDRNFMQALVRTIEGSIRGFVATKKQAEVLSLRKEIVEDVKGQIDQSLEEWGYHLIDLQLNDITFDEAIIKSMAQVVASSNLKAAAENEGQALLITKTKAAEADGNATKIAAEAERLAAQLRGQGVALFREEVAKGMSQAAKEMEQANLDTSVILFSMWTEAIKNFAEYGKGNVIFLDGSSEGMDRTMREMMAMNKLMEPKGPSVKK
- a CDS encoding Smr/MutS family protein produces the protein MKFGLGDIVSFLNEKGGGVITKVINKKMVEVTIDDGFVFPYAVAELVMIKAAERSPEPIPEKEEEKVDVSKLFTQKLHHSDKPKKSKPHAQNNGMLEMEINLHIEELLDNYTGMSNAEIINVQLRYFQKALDKAITGRYRKLVVIHGVGNGRLKQEVRSILDSENMPYYDGSYAKYGYGATEVHI
- a CDS encoding sulfatase-like hydrolase/transferase yields the protein MKFKYSFLLFIIGLPLLLMYCGCSKDVPATFYKTQNVIIVVVDGPRFTETWGFTSKQFIPYRSALLSEGVFCSQFYNNGVTSTNPGHTAICTGVYQNINNAGAEYPANPSIFQYWLKTFKRPKKEAWVIASKDKLEVLSDCTNPEWKGYYRPSTDCGHLGLGTGYREDITTFNSVTTKLKENHIRLALINFKQPDAAGHANDTAAYIQGIVDTDNYIHQFWEQLQKDAFYKDRTTLIVTNDHGRHTAGHLDGFISHGDNCDGCRHIEFFALGPDFKQNYTSNTPYEQIDISATIAELMGFSMPTSNGKIMKDIFRK